The Amaranthus tricolor cultivar Red isolate AtriRed21 chromosome 6, ASM2621246v1, whole genome shotgun sequence genome has a segment encoding these proteins:
- the LOC130814721 gene encoding uncharacterized protein LOC130814721: protein MIIPNLTLQLACNIALNIEKEAVKKRINNNSGYSKTPKTLPLKLTTSSLIPPRVDSQNSGVKNKANVPLKNVVCFKCHGHGHYRDACPNARAFTIKEWEEIKGDTDPKVMLVSRNGREEESWPPIGSEEPDRSYRVNETGSLQRYENSIEDSESEEERERIT, encoded by the coding sequence ATGATAATACCCAACTTGACTTTACAATTGGCATGCAACATAGCTTTGAATATAGAGAAGGAGGCTGTAAAGAAGAGGATTAATAACAACTCTGGGTATAGTAAGACACCTAAAACCTTACCACTTAAGCTAACAACTAGTTCACTTATTCCACCTAGGGTAGATAGCCAGAACAGTGGAGTAAAGAACAAAGCAAATGTGCCTCTCAAAAATGTAGTTTGCTTTAAGTGTCATGGACATGGACACTATAGAGATGCTTGTCCTAATGCCAGGGCTTTCACTATAAAAGAGTGGGAGGAGATTAAGGGTGACACTGATCCCAAGGTGATGTTAGTATCTAGGAATGGAAGAGAAGAAGAGAGTTGGCCCCCTATAGGTAGTGAAGAACCTGATAGATCTTACAGAGTGAATGAGACAGGAAGCTTACAAAGGTATGAAAACAGTATAGAGGATAGTGAGTCTGAGGAAGAAAGGGAGAGGATAACGTGA